The following coding sequences lie in one Silurus meridionalis isolate SWU-2019-XX chromosome 19, ASM1480568v1, whole genome shotgun sequence genomic window:
- the prickle2b gene encoding LOW QUALITY PROTEIN: prickle-like protein 2b (The sequence of the model RefSeq protein was modified relative to this genomic sequence to represent the inferred CDS: inserted 2 bases in 1 codon), whose product MIRGRNLTRGSRPPKLSEQPSALEDLGRGQPCYVCGLQCPGFIMHKWRKICLHCKCPREDHAVTAMPLEMEKTVSKLLYDFQRNSTSDDDSGCALEEYAWVPPGLKPEQVHQYYSSLPEEKVPYVNSAGEKHRIKQLLHQLPPHDNEVRYCSSLDDEEKRELKLFSNQRKRENLGRGNVRPFPVTMTGAICEQCGGQINGGDIAVFASRGGHAVCWHPQCFVCSTCDELLVDLIYFYQEGKIYCGRHHAERLKPRCSACDEIIFADECTEAEGRHWHMKHFCCFECETVLGGQRYIMKEGRPYCCGCFESLYAEYCDSCGEHIGIDQGQMTYDGQHWHATEDCFCCARCKKSLLGRPFLPKQGQIFCSRACSVNEDANGSDSSDSAFQSGRTRETRHSSKSSKSGNTSSGRYSADVDPLSLQMDLLSLSSQAPSLTRESPSWKKQTDRYGYESRNESSPTPLQLLSQCNIRTSYAQQDSRPKESAHSKRPPISALKVHSFNENWLQPETHYPSELKAQASFNEVPSNGFMDKRSISMHAFQREREREREREVAAQLGRSRNPISALSFSEQLTPLEQTPRGSMESLALSNATGTSADGGGKRQEHLSRFSMPDLSKDSGMNVSEKSNMGTLNSSVQFHSSESLHSLTTGQPYLEMEPPVQVKYPHPYSQPSPGITILPPGFTYQEEDRASLVSSAHNARLAPMSERTHRRVVEPEEPRRRHHHRSRRSRRXRSENALNLAAQHRPVPERSQLRVCEDYDRFPPPRSLRDPVNRDARLRQQAFRPCPRTTSDLTLQNPAPQRHMGRYAWDPYDYEDDWCSTCSSSSESEDEGYFLGEPIPKPVNLRYMTSEELLHKYSSTGLVGSGHLGTRGQLHTRKRRKSKNCIIS is encoded by the exons GAAGATCTGTCTGCACTGCAAGTGTCCACGTGAGGATCATGCTGTGACGGCCATGCCCCTGGAGATGGAGAAGACTGTGTCCAAGCTGTTGTATGACTTTCAGAGGAACTCCACTTCTGACGACGACTCGGGCTGCGCTCTGGAGGAATACGCCTGGGTGCCACCGGGCCTCAAACCCGAACAG GTCCATCAGTATTACAGTTCTCTGCCCGAGGAGAAAGTGCCATATGTAAACAGCGCTGGAGAGAAACACCGCATCAAACAGCTCCTGCACCAGCTGCCACCTCACGACAATGAG GTGCGGTATTGTAGCTCTCTGGACGATGAGGAGAAGAGGGAGCTGAAGCTCTTTAGTAACCAGAGGAAAAGGGAGAACCTGGGCCGGGGTAACGTCAGGCCTTTTCCAGTCACCATGACCGGAGCCATATGTGAACAG tgTGGTGGACAGATTAACGGAGGAGACATCGCCGTTTTCGCGTCTCGAGGGGGTCACGCCGTGTGCTGGCACCCTCAGTGCTTCGTGTGCAGCACGTGCGACGAGCTCCTGGTGGACCTCATTTACTTCTACCAGGAGGGCAAAATCTACTGTGGCCGGCACCATGCCGAAAGGCTGAAACCGCGATGTTCAGCATGCGACGAG ATCATCTTTGCAGACGAGTGCACAGAAGCAGAAGGCAGGCACTGGCACATGAAGCACTTCTGCTGTTTCGAGTGTGAGACGGTTTTGGGCGGCCAGCGCTACATCATGAAAGAGGGTCGGCCGTACTGCTGCGGATGCTTCGAGTCCCTCTACGCCGAGTACTGCGACTCCTGCGGAGAACATATCG GTATTGACCAGGGCCAGATGACCTACGATGGTCAGCACTGGCACGCAACTGAAGACTGCTTCTGCTGTGCGCGCTGCAAGAAGTCCCTACTCGGTCGTCCATTTCTGCCCAAGCAGGGTCAGATCTTCTGCTCTCGGGCTTGTAGCGTGAACGAGGACGCCAATGGCTCGGACTCGTCGGACTCCGCGTTTCAAAGCGGCCGAACCCGTGAAACCAGGCACAGCTCGAAATCCAGCAAGAGTGGAAACACTTCCAGCGGGCGCTATTCAGCTGACGTGGACCCCCTTTCCTTGCAGATGGATCTGCTGAGTCTGTCGAGTCAGGCCCCAAGTCTGACCAGAGAATCTCCATCTTGGAAAAAGCAAACTGATAGATACGGCTATGAGAGTCGGAATGAATCTTCACCGACTCCTCTGCAACTGCTGAGCCAGTGCAACATCAGGACGTCCTATGCCCAGCAAGACAGCAGGCCTAAAGAATCTGCACATTCCAAGAGACCCCCTATATCTGCCCTCaaggtacattcatttaatgagAACTGGCTCCAGCCGGAGACACATTACCCGTCCGAGCTGAAAGCACAGGCTAGCTTTAACGAGGTGCCATCCAACGGATTCATGGACAAACGCTCTATCAGCATGCATGCCTttcagagggagagagagagggaacgaGAGAGGGAGGTTGCGGCTCAACTCGGCCGCAGCAGGAACCCCATCAGTGCACTTAGCTTTAGTGAACAGTTGACACCACTTGAGCAAACGCCCCGTGGTTCCATGGAGTCACTAGCTCTGTCAAATGCTACAG GTACCTCAGCAGATGGTGGTGGTAAGAGGCAGGAGCACTTGTCCCGCTTCTCTATGCCCGACTTGAGCAAAGACTCCGGCATGAATGTCTCGGAGAAAAGCAACATGGGCACCCTAAACTCTTCAGTGCAGTTCCACAGTTCAGAATCTCTCCATAGCCTCACCACTGGACAGCCGTACCTGGAGATGGAACCCCCCGTGCAGGTGAAATACCCACATCCATATTCCCAGCCGTCTCCTGGAATCACCATTCTTCCCCCTGGCTTTACCTATCAGGAAGAGGACAGGGCGAGTTTAGTGAGCAGCGCTCACAACGCCCGTCTGGCACCGATGAGTGAGCGGACTCACCGGCGTGTCGTCGAACCGGAAGAGCCGCGACGACGGCATCATCACCGCTCGCGCCGCTCTCGCCG TCGCTCTGAAAACGCGCTCAATCTGGCAGCCCAGCATCGTCCGGTGCCAGAGCGATCTCAGTTACGTGTATGCGAGGATTATGATCGGTTTCCTCCCCCACGTAGCCTCCGCGATCCAGTAAACAGAGATGCCAGATTGAGACAGCAGGCGTTCAGGCCGTGCCCTCGCACAACTTCAGACCTTACGCTTCAGAACCCGGCTCCGCAACGTCACATGGGTCGCTACGCCTGGGATCCGTACGATTACGAGGATGACTGGTGCTCTACCTGTTCTTCGTCTTCCGAATCCGAGGACGAAGGCTATTTCCTAGGGGAGCCGATCCCCAAGCCAGTTAACCTACGGTATATGACCAGTGAGGAGTTACTGCACAAGTACAGCTCTACCGGACTCGTAGGGTCTGGTCACCTAGGAACCAGAGGACAGTTACACACTCGCAAGCGCAGGAAAAGCAAAAACTGCATCATCTCCTAA